The sequence TGGTCAGCAGCATGGAATGGGTAATCCAGGGCAGGGTGACCACCTGTAAGGGACCGTTGCGGGTTGTCAGGGTGTAGGTGGCTAGGGATTCCCCTACAATCACGCCCGGCACGTTCAACGCCCGATAAATGGACAGGGATGCCCCACCTTCCCCCTGCTTGTGCTGGTCGTGATTGCCCACCAACAGGACCACCGGAATTTGGGCCGCCACTGCCCGTAAAAATTGCCGGGCCAACAATTCTTGAATCACCGGCGGCGGTGTAGCGTCAGGAAAAGCATCTCCGGTAAACAACACCACATCCACCGGCAAGGCCAACGCCTGGTCCATCGCCGTTGCCAGCGCCCGGTAAACATCCTCCACCCGCGTATTCAAACCAGTCTGGGGATTGAGTCGCCCGTAACTTTGCCCACTGCCCAGGTGAATATCCGACAAATGCAGAATCCGCATGCCCATTGCCGACCCCCCTTTTTCCCCATTATGGCTTAGGAAATGCCCCTGTCCTTGAGCACCTGGCCGATGAGATACAAAGACCCGGTAATCACCGGCGTATATCCCTGGGGCGTGGCCGCTACCGCCTCCTGAACATGCTGATAAACCTGCACGGCTAGGTCTGGACAAAGGCATCGGCTGACCTCACGCAACGCCACCGGTTCGTGGTAAGCATGGCCGGGAATCGGTACAAAACTCACCCGGTCCCCCGGACGCAACAGCCGCCCTAAAATAGCCGGAGCATCCTTACTGGCCAGTAGCCCCATCACCCAATGCACCGGCATCAAATGCTCCTGGTCAATGTAGCGTCGCAACGTCTCCGCCCCCTCGGGATTGTGCGCCCCGTCGAGTAACACCTTTTGCCCCCCCCACGTGACCCACTGCAACCGTCCCGGCCAGCGGGTTTGGGCCATCCCCCGTTGCACTTTTTCTACCGGCAAATCCCATCCCTGCTGGCGCAGTTGGTTAGCAATTGCCAAAGCAATGCAGGCATTTTGTTTTTGATGCTCACCCAGCAAGGGAATGGGGTAATCATCACCCTGAAAACGCAGGATATTTCCGGGGGTGCTATCCGGCGGTTCCACCACCACCAACGGGCAAGCCAAGCGCCGGGCCAGGTCATCAATCACCGCCGCCGCCGCCGCTGCCATCGGCCCCCGCACCAGGGGACGCCCCGGCTTCAAAATCCCTGCTTTTTCCCGGGCAATATCCGCCAGCGTGGGACCCAAGCGCTCCTGATGGTCGAACCCAATGGACGTAATCACCGTCACCAGGGGATGGTCGAGCACGTTGGTGGCATCCAAACGCCCCCCCAATCCCACCTCAATCACCCCGATGTCCACCTGTTGTTCCGCAAAATAGACCCACATCAGGGCCGTGATGGCCTCAAATTCCGTGATGGACAACGCCTGGGCCTCCACCACCTGGTGAATCCGTTGCAAAATACGCCACCAATCCCCCTCCGTGATCGGCTGGCCGTTGATTTGCACCCGCTCCTGGTAGCGCACCAGATGGGGGGAAATATACAGTCCCGTGCGGTAGCCACAGGCCGTGAGTATGTGGGCCAGGTAGGCGCAAACCGACCCCTTACCGTTGGTCCCCGCCACATGTACAGCCGGCACCCGGTTTTGGGGTTGGCCCAGATGGTCCAGCAACCGCCGAATACGCTCCAACCCCAACGTAATGCCAAACCGTTGTAGCCCCTGAAAAAACGCCCGAACGTCCCCCATGAACTAGCGCAGCAACCGATAGTAGTCCTGAATCGTTTTGGGAGCCGGCATTCCCCCCCGCAAAGCGCGAATCGCCGCCACCGTCGCCCGGGCGCCCGCCAACGTCGTCACCAAGGGAAT comes from Gloeomargarita sp. SRBZ-1_bins_9 and encodes:
- a CDS encoding folylpolyglutamate synthase/dihydrofolate synthase family protein, whose product is MGDVRAFFQGLQRFGITLGLERIRRLLDHLGQPQNRVPAVHVAGTNGKGSVCAYLAHILTACGYRTGLYISPHLVRYQERVQINGQPITEGDWWRILQRIHQVVEAQALSITEFEAITALMWVYFAEQQVDIGVIEVGLGGRLDATNVLDHPLVTVITSIGFDHQERLGPTLADIAREKAGILKPGRPLVRGPMAAAAAAVIDDLARRLACPLVVVEPPDSTPGNILRFQGDDYPIPLLGEHQKQNACIALAIANQLRQQGWDLPVEKVQRGMAQTRWPGRLQWVTWGGQKVLLDGAHNPEGAETLRRYIDQEHLMPVHWVMGLLASKDAPAILGRLLRPGDRVSFVPIPGHAYHEPVALREVSRCLCPDLAVQVYQHVQEAVAATPQGYTPVITGSLYLIGQVLKDRGIS